The following coding sequences are from one Pigmentibacter sp. JX0631 window:
- the greB gene encoding transcription elongation factor GreB: MKKNIEQVPTKLVNLITPAGYKKLTDEFQQLAKKERPIVVQEVSAAAKLGDRSENAEYQYGKKRLREIDRRLRFLDKRISAARVVDPGEQSGEKVLFGATVKLENADGKLFTYQIVGEDEADLNLKKISWKSPLGQELLNKKRGDIVVVEAPAGVREFEIIDFQFI; encoded by the coding sequence ATGAAGAAAAATATTGAACAAGTACCTACTAAATTAGTTAATTTAATAACACCTGCCGGATATAAAAAACTAACCGACGAATTTCAGCAATTGGCAAAAAAAGAACGCCCTATTGTTGTCCAAGAAGTTTCTGCAGCAGCAAAATTAGGTGATCGTTCTGAAAATGCGGAATACCAATATGGCAAAAAACGGTTGCGTGAAATCGACAGACGGCTACGTTTCCTTGACAAACGTATTTCTGCAGCTAGGGTTGTCGATCCAGGGGAACAATCGGGTGAAAAAGTTTTATTTGGGGCTACTGTAAAATTAGAAAATGCAGATGGCAAACTGTTTACTTACCAAATTGTTGGGGAAGATGAAGCTGATTTGAATTTAAAAAAAATAAGTTGGAAATCCCCTTTAGGACAAGAATTATTAAATAAAAAAAGAGGTGACATAGTTGTTGTTGAAGCCCCTGCAGGTGTGCGTGAATTTGAAATAATTGATTTTCAGTTTATTTAA
- a CDS encoding HD domain-containing protein has product MDKLLPSKLGKLKIICSLPLFSDSICIKKQSAAEHGYTQIILSMILAPHLNLTIEEQCEFIELSIFAELPKTLLGDPSYHLRKNHPKVKDIYNQIRGKIWQETEQSLGIETTRNSELFGLHELVDAFASKLYIEKECLLGNQYFAAERHKTHYDEKRKQIFAGQSLAKKHPCKETIKAPARRLEWKKAVDLLDELFYEANKGLQEDGISGFSGTFLGMVEKLKEHYRYKGWSYHFPESVGEHTFQVVFLCRLLAAKLNLPETHRIQLYHAAALHDLAEAYSSDLIYPIKIREKEVDKLHREIEEDILQTICKRFQLAWPTDRHLLAIVDICDRFSSQIYFDRETRSGNTHFNVPNSSMEFVRELYSNEFPALFHELDNLWLEYVSSLS; this is encoded by the coding sequence ATGGATAAATTATTACCAAGCAAATTAGGAAAATTAAAAATTATCTGCTCGTTACCTTTATTTTCCGACTCCATTTGCATAAAGAAACAATCCGCAGCAGAACATGGTTACACCCAAATTATATTGAGCATGATCTTAGCTCCTCATCTAAATTTAACTATAGAAGAACAATGCGAATTTATTGAATTGTCTATTTTTGCAGAACTTCCTAAGACTTTACTTGGTGATCCTAGTTATCATTTACGAAAAAATCATCCCAAAGTAAAAGATATTTATAATCAAATTCGTGGAAAAATTTGGCAAGAAACGGAACAGTCTTTAGGGATTGAGACTACTCGCAATAGCGAATTATTTGGCTTGCATGAACTTGTCGATGCTTTCGCGTCAAAATTATATATTGAGAAAGAATGTTTACTTGGTAATCAATATTTTGCAGCTGAACGCCATAAAACTCATTACGATGAAAAACGCAAACAAATATTTGCTGGCCAATCTCTAGCTAAAAAGCATCCTTGCAAGGAAACCATTAAAGCACCTGCAAGAAGACTTGAATGGAAAAAAGCGGTCGATTTATTGGATGAATTATTTTACGAGGCTAATAAAGGATTACAAGAAGATGGTATTTCTGGATTTTCAGGAACCTTCTTAGGTATGGTAGAAAAATTAAAAGAACACTACCGTTATAAAGGTTGGAGTTATCACTTTCCAGAGAGTGTGGGGGAACACACTTTTCAAGTGGTTTTTTTGTGCAGACTTCTAGCAGCAAAATTAAATTTACCAGAAACCCACCGCATTCAATTGTACCATGCTGCAGCATTACATGATTTGGCGGAGGCTTATTCCAGTGATCTTATTTACCCTATAAAAATTCGGGAAAAAGAAGTGGATAAACTCCATAGAGAAATTGAAGAAGATATTCTGCAGACCATTTGCAAACGGTTTCAATTAGCTTGGCCCACAGATAGGCATTTGCTGGCTATCGTTGATATCTGTGACAGGTTTTCCTCGCAAATTTATTTTGATAGGGAAACCCGCAGTGGGAACACCCATTTCAATGTCCCCAATTCTTCTATGGAATTTGTCCGAGAGCTCTATAGCAATGAATTTCCTGCATTATTTCATGAACTCGATAATTTATGGTTAGAATATGTAAGCAGTTTATCTTAA
- a CDS encoding MBL fold metallo-hydrolase, with amino-acid sequence MQINLRKIKKICYSAGFLALCFPFFPPFFPIPGQFWQNCFAAPAQIKTQAPGYFRLAVGDFEVTALYDGNLKLEHSQIFKGVTAPEIKKLLEKVFITGTEVITPISAYLVNTGSNLVLVDAGAAKCFGAGGGNLIDSIKAAGYSPDQVETIYITHMHGDHVCGLTSADGKMNFPNATVSPSQAEADFWLSEKTYQTAPEQFKSFVKMAVDAVKVYRDNNKFKPFGPKDALVKGFTAVPTYGHTPGHTSYQISSGNDSLIVIGDIIHSYSTQFPNPKIGIMFDNDGKKAIAQRVGLFANAAKNKIWLSGAHLPFPGIGHIRKEGKGFAWVPVEYAPYGVSNFRK; translated from the coding sequence ATGCAAATAAATTTACGGAAAATTAAAAAAATATGTTATTCCGCTGGTTTTTTAGCTCTTTGTTTTCCTTTTTTCCCCCCCTTTTTTCCTATTCCAGGTCAATTTTGGCAAAACTGTTTTGCTGCTCCTGCTCAAATAAAAACTCAAGCTCCCGGTTACTTTCGTCTTGCAGTAGGTGATTTTGAAGTAACAGCTTTATATGATGGGAATTTAAAACTCGAACACTCGCAAATTTTTAAAGGGGTAACGGCACCGGAAATAAAAAAACTACTAGAAAAAGTATTTATTACCGGAACAGAAGTAATCACTCCAATAAGTGCTTATTTAGTAAATACAGGTAGCAATTTAGTTTTAGTCGATGCAGGTGCTGCGAAGTGTTTTGGAGCAGGTGGTGGGAATTTAATAGATAGTATTAAAGCGGCTGGTTACAGCCCTGACCAAGTTGAAACTATTTATATCACGCATATGCATGGTGATCATGTTTGCGGATTGACTAGTGCAGATGGGAAAATGAATTTTCCAAATGCAACTGTCAGTCCTTCACAGGCGGAAGCTGATTTCTGGTTAAGTGAAAAAACTTATCAAACAGCTCCAGAGCAATTTAAGTCTTTTGTAAAAATGGCAGTTGATGCTGTAAAAGTTTATCGCGACAATAATAAATTTAAACCATTTGGCCCAAAAGATGCTTTGGTAAAAGGATTTACAGCTGTCCCAACATATGGACATACGCCCGGACATACAAGCTATCAAATTTCTTCGGGTAACGATTCGTTAATTGTAATTGGAGATATTATTCATAGCTATTCTACTCAATTTCCTAATCCAAAAATTGGAATTATGTTTGATAACGATGGAAAAAAAGCGATTGCCCAACGGGTGGGATTATTTGCTAATGCAGCTAAAAATAAAATATGGTTAAGCGGGGCTCACTTGCCTTTTCCAGGGATAGGTCATATTCGCAAAGAAGGAAAAGGATTCGCTTGGGTTCCTGTGGAATATGCTCCTTATGGAGTATCAAATTTTCGGAAATAA
- a CDS encoding glutathione S-transferase N-terminal domain-containing protein, protein MNIYTIPFCPFCFRVKLTTQIKNISLSEVSFLEIDLKNPPEKFVQLNPNKTVPTVEISSTQGLAESLVIMEYLDETFAAKTLLFGKDSTEKALNKYLIERLNNEVTGYLMACFFSCQSKVKFTQALEKLHLAYENLEKLLPKNSVFFGGNQLNAVDISFAPFFCYFYLTQLFRNEIFLPGKETKSFHYFNALRSDENIKKIILDNNFFKNHIEDCIKDKEEIQKIKKSSRALISNLPEAVAQLNNKLQNTFYKNITWHLKSNTSGPYILTNFKFSNYHQALNALEYLCDLQETSDHHTNFRLDNFTELAVEICTHQPKWGVTEMDLAFAEVLSTHIFN, encoded by the coding sequence ATGAATATTTATACCATTCCCTTTTGCCCCTTCTGTTTTCGAGTTAAATTAACAACACAAATAAAAAATATTTCTTTGAGTGAAGTTTCTTTCCTTGAAATTGATTTGAAAAATCCACCAGAAAAATTTGTGCAGTTAAATCCTAATAAAACAGTCCCCACAGTTGAAATTTCTTCAACACAAGGATTGGCTGAAAGTCTAGTGATTATGGAATATTTAGACGAAACATTTGCAGCTAAAACTCTTTTATTTGGAAAAGACTCAACAGAAAAAGCATTAAATAAATATTTGATTGAAAGACTAAATAATGAAGTAACAGGATACTTAATGGCTTGTTTTTTTTCCTGCCAAAGTAAAGTTAAATTTACCCAAGCTTTAGAAAAACTTCATTTAGCATATGAAAATCTAGAAAAATTGTTACCAAAAAATTCAGTTTTTTTCGGTGGAAATCAATTAAATGCTGTAGATATAAGCTTTGCACCATTTTTTTGTTACTTTTATTTAACTCAACTGTTCCGCAATGAAATATTTTTACCTGGAAAAGAAACGAAATCATTCCATTATTTTAACGCTTTGAGAAGCGATGAAAATATTAAAAAGATAATTTTAGATAACAATTTTTTTAAAAATCATATTGAAGATTGTATTAAAGATAAAGAAGAAATTCAAAAAATTAAAAAATCTTCACGCGCTTTAATTTCTAATCTACCAGAAGCGGTAGCCCAATTAAATAATAAACTTCAAAATACTTTTTATAAAAATATTACTTGGCATTTAAAATCAAATACAAGTGGCCCCTATATTCTTACGAATTTTAAATTTTCTAATTATCATCAAGCCTTAAATGCACTTGAATATTTATGTGACTTGCAAGAAACTTCTGATCACCATACAAATTTTAGACTTGATAATTTTACTGAATTGGCTGTAGAGATTTGTACGCATCAACCCAAATGGGGTGTTACTGAAATGGATCTCGCCTTTGCAGAAGTTCTTTCAACCCATATTTTTAATTAG
- a CDS encoding dienelactone hydrolase family protein has translation MKTQDIEYRVQDVTCRGYLVEPKAQGLKLPGVVMYTDFWGLNPRQKKVAEKLSQMGMVVLVADMYGEQQIGTTFEESGKLMHSVVDHDDIFTSRLLAPFELLKRNSNIHPNKLFSIGYCFGGVCSLKLARMVDDLHGAISVHGLLATKNRVQPHKKMPKLLVLHGARDPMVPQEDIVAFQQEMNACNADYTFIAHGLSTHAFTNADAAGTEATAYNFLADKRSDLYIKSFIFEHFSS, from the coding sequence GTGAAAACACAAGATATAGAATATCGTGTGCAAGATGTCACATGTCGAGGTTATTTAGTTGAACCTAAAGCACAAGGATTAAAACTACCTGGTGTTGTTATGTATACCGATTTTTGGGGATTAAACCCCAGACAAAAAAAAGTAGCTGAAAAACTTTCGCAAATGGGAATGGTGGTGTTGGTTGCTGACATGTATGGTGAACAACAAATTGGGACAACTTTTGAAGAGTCAGGCAAGCTCATGCATTCAGTTGTGGATCATGATGACATTTTTACAAGTCGTTTGCTTGCTCCCTTTGAACTGCTAAAGAGAAATTCGAATATTCATCCCAATAAATTATTTAGTATTGGTTATTGTTTTGGTGGAGTCTGTTCTTTGAAACTTGCCCGCATGGTTGATGATTTGCACGGTGCAATTTCAGTTCATGGCTTGTTAGCAACTAAAAATAGAGTTCAGCCCCATAAAAAAATGCCAAAACTTCTTGTTCTCCATGGGGCAAGAGATCCTATGGTGCCGCAAGAAGATATCGTTGCTTTTCAACAGGAAATGAACGCTTGTAATGCTGATTATACATTTATCGCTCACGGATTAAGTACACATGCTTTTACGAATGCTGATGCTGCAGGCACTGAAGCAACGGCCTATAATTTTCTCGCTGATAAACGTTCTGATCTTTATATTAAATCATTTATTTTCGAGCATTTTTCTTCTTAA
- a CDS encoding gamma carbonic anhydrase family protein — MTQSKGKQKNRSPLASITAYQGILPKIADSVFLACGARISGAVTLEDNCSVWFNAVVRGDVHTIFVGENTNIQDGAIIHCTYQKYPTSIAKNVSIGHLATVHGCTIEEGCLIGMGAIVMDGAVVGAQSIVGAGAIVTQGVKIPPRSLVLGSPAKVVRQVTDEEFEKIFATTMRYLEYAKGYDYSLS; from the coding sequence ATGACGCAGAGCAAAGGGAAACAAAAAAATAGAAGTCCGTTGGCAAGTATTACTGCATATCAAGGCATTCTTCCTAAAATAGCAGATTCAGTTTTTCTCGCCTGCGGCGCAAGGATTTCTGGCGCTGTTACGTTAGAAGACAATTGTAGTGTTTGGTTTAATGCAGTTGTCCGTGGAGATGTGCATACTATTTTTGTAGGTGAAAATACTAATATTCAAGACGGGGCTATCATTCATTGTACTTATCAAAAATATCCTACTTCTATAGCCAAAAATGTGAGTATAGGTCACTTAGCGACAGTCCATGGTTGTACAATTGAAGAAGGTTGTCTCATAGGAATGGGTGCTATTGTAATGGATGGTGCGGTTGTTGGAGCTCAATCGATAGTTGGCGCAGGGGCCATTGTCACGCAAGGAGTAAAAATTCCACCCAGAAGTTTAGTATTGGGTTCTCCCGCAAAAGTTGTTCGTCAAGTAACAGACGAAGAGTTTGAAAAAATATTTGCAACCACAATGCGTTACTTAGAATATGCAAAAGGTTATGATTACTCTCTATCCTAA
- the mtnP gene encoding S-methyl-5'-thioadenosine phosphorylase: MTETKNTFLAFIGGSGLYDLPGIQNVQEKEIETPFGKPSDKIITGEIDGRPIAFLPRHGRGHRFLPSEVNYRANIYALKKLGVTHIISVSAVGGLQEKTAPGTAVIPTQILDQTTGLRQRTFFGTGVVGHVSFAEPYCPELQKYIHAACLTEKIPTHFGGALVCIEGPRFSTRAESHYFRSKEAVIIGMTAMPEAILAREAEIPYATLAFVTDYDCWKEEEEPVTVEAVIAVLNKNVQTSKKIALEIHRSFPKQTENPIFSAAQNSIMTNIKLIPEETKKKLELLYGKYWK, from the coding sequence ATGACTGAAACAAAAAACACATTTTTGGCATTTATTGGGGGAAGCGGCTTATATGATTTACCTGGAATACAAAATGTTCAAGAAAAAGAGATTGAGACTCCCTTTGGAAAACCATCTGATAAAATTATTACGGGTGAAATTGATGGACGCCCAATTGCATTTTTACCTAGACACGGAAGAGGACATCGTTTTCTTCCGTCTGAAGTAAATTACCGCGCTAATATTTATGCTTTAAAAAAATTAGGAGTAACGCATATCATTAGCGTTAGTGCAGTGGGTGGGCTGCAAGAAAAAACGGCCCCAGGAACCGCAGTGATCCCTACCCAAATTTTAGATCAGACGACAGGCCTTCGCCAACGCACATTTTTTGGAACCGGTGTTGTTGGACACGTTAGCTTTGCCGAACCTTACTGTCCTGAATTGCAAAAATACATTCATGCAGCTTGTTTAACTGAAAAAATTCCTACCCATTTTGGGGGGGCTTTGGTCTGTATTGAAGGTCCGCGTTTTAGCACTCGCGCAGAAAGCCATTATTTCCGTTCTAAGGAAGCTGTAATTATTGGAATGACAGCTATGCCTGAAGCTATATTGGCCAGAGAAGCAGAAATTCCTTATGCTACTTTAGCATTTGTTACTGATTACGATTGTTGGAAAGAAGAAGAGGAGCCTGTTACTGTAGAGGCCGTAATTGCTGTCTTAAATAAAAACGTTCAAACTTCGAAAAAAATTGCTTTGGAAATTCATAGATCCTTCCCAAAACAAACAGAAAATCCAATCTTTTCTGCTGCTCAAAATTCTATCATGACAAATATTAAGTTAATTCCTGAAGAAACAAAGAAAAAGTTAGAGTTACTGTATGGAAAATATTGGAAATAA
- the tuf gene encoding elongation factor Tu, which yields MAKEKFERSKPHMNIGTIGHVDHGKTTLTAAISAVLATSQGKTATKFDEIDKAPEEKARGITINASHIEYETANRHYAHVDCPGHADYVKNMITGAAQMDGAILVCAATDGPMPQTREHILLARQVNVPYIVVFLNKCDIADPELTDLVEMEIRELLTKYSFPGDDTPVIRGSALGALQNPGDANNAKCILDLMAAVDSFIQEPPRPIDKPFLMPIEDVFSISGRGTVCTGRIEQGICRVGEELEIVGIKPTSKTICTGVEMFRKVLDQGQAGDNVGVLLRGTKREDVERGQVLSKPGSIKPFKKFTAQIYVLNKDEGGRHKPFFKGYRPQFYFRTTDVTGVVDLPANVEMVVPGDNVEITVELITPVAMEPGLRFAIREGGRTVGSGAVGKCIE from the coding sequence GTGGCAAAGGAAAAATTTGAGCGTTCCAAGCCTCATATGAACATCGGTACCATTGGTCACGTTGACCACGGTAAGACCACTCTTACAGCTGCTATTTCTGCTGTTCTCGCTACAAGTCAAGGTAAAACTGCTACTAAATTTGATGAAATCGACAAAGCGCCAGAAGAAAAAGCTCGTGGTATTACCATTAACGCTTCCCACATTGAGTATGAAACTGCTAACCGCCACTATGCACACGTGGACTGTCCTGGTCACGCGGACTATGTAAAAAACATGATTACTGGTGCTGCGCAAATGGACGGTGCTATCCTTGTTTGTGCTGCGACTGATGGTCCAATGCCACAAACTCGTGAGCACATTTTGCTTGCTCGTCAGGTGAACGTTCCATACATCGTTGTATTTCTAAACAAATGCGACATCGCTGACCCTGAATTAACAGATCTAGTTGAAATGGAAATTCGTGAACTTTTAACTAAGTACAGTTTCCCAGGTGACGACACTCCTGTAATTCGCGGTTCTGCTTTAGGCGCGCTTCAAAATCCAGGCGATGCTAATAATGCAAAATGCATTTTAGATCTTATGGCTGCTGTTGACTCCTTTATTCAAGAGCCACCACGTCCAATCGACAAACCTTTCCTTATGCCAATTGAAGACGTGTTCTCAATTTCTGGCCGTGGTACTGTTTGTACTGGTCGTATTGAACAAGGTATTTGCCGTGTTGGTGAAGAGCTTGAAATCGTTGGAATCAAACCAACATCTAAGACAATTTGTACTGGTGTTGAAATGTTCCGTAAGGTTCTTGACCAAGGTCAAGCTGGTGACAACGTTGGTGTTCTTCTTCGTGGTACAAAACGTGAAGACGTTGAACGCGGACAAGTTCTTTCTAAGCCAGGTTCTATCAAACCTTTCAAAAAGTTTACTGCGCAAATCTACGTTCTTAATAAGGACGAAGGTGGACGCCATAAACCTTTCTTCAAAGGCTACCGTCCTCAATTCTACTTCCGTACTACTGACGTGACTGGTGTTGTTGACTTGCCAGCTAACGTGGAAATGGTTGTTCCTGGTGATAACGTTGAAATCACTGTTGAACTCATTACTCCAGTAGCAATGGAACCAGGTCTACGCTTCGCTATCCGTGAAGGTGGTCGTACTGTTGGTTCTGGTGCAGTTGGTAAATGCATTGAGTAA
- a CDS encoding bacterial transcriptional activator domain-containing protein yields the protein MKQKIIFVTIFCFSVNLVGCSGNILARYSTQKSLQEQAEYDMQNGDYTAAQTKLQTILAGDPLNYTAVSMLAACYAAIGGVILVDILIKSAVQSTSGNNSNSNSITLASSVLPTPTPTVFAQMAIAINTMATIPQTSLTSEMSFQQQMFLDLYLLLQILDLINTLRAGGTLTNAQITLLFNTIGNINSVSGSNNNQVSQAVSNITNGINNSPGANQNQQVANYLTPFI from the coding sequence ATGAAACAAAAAATTATTTTTGTTACAATATTTTGTTTTTCTGTAAATTTAGTTGGTTGTTCAGGCAATATTTTAGCCCGATATTCCACCCAAAAAAGTTTACAAGAACAAGCAGAATATGACATGCAAAATGGCGATTACACTGCAGCACAAACAAAATTACAAACTATTTTAGCTGGTGATCCATTAAATTATACCGCTGTTTCTATGTTAGCAGCTTGTTACGCTGCCATTGGTGGTGTTATATTAGTTGATATTTTAATTAAATCAGCCGTACAATCAACAAGTGGAAACAATTCAAATAGTAATTCTATTACGTTAGCTTCTTCAGTATTACCAACACCAACTCCAACTGTATTTGCACAAATGGCAATTGCTATTAACACTATGGCAACAATTCCACAAACTAGTTTAACTAGTGAAATGTCTTTTCAACAACAAATGTTTTTAGACTTGTATTTACTTTTGCAAATTCTTGATTTGATTAATACACTTCGTGCTGGTGGCACGTTAACAAATGCACAAATAACTCTTTTATTCAATACAATTGGTAATATCAATTCGGTTTCGGGAAGCAATAATAATCAAGTCAGTCAAGCCGTAAGTAATATTACAAATGGAATTAATAACTCCCCAGGAGCAAATCAAAATCAACAAGTTGCAAACTACTTAACCCCTTTTATCTAA